From the genome of Bacteroidales bacterium, one region includes:
- a CDS encoding N-6 DNA methylase, with translation MANVGAVISNIRNIMRQDRGISGDAQRLEQLGWMLFLKIMDDKDQELEVIKDNYVSVIPEKFQWRNWATNSEGITGDELINFIDSNELANKGLFLSLKEIKSPTNPKRAMIVKEVFDGTNNYMKSGYEMRKVINKLNEIDFTKSEDKHVFGSIYESILEELRDAGNKGEYYTPRAVTQLMTKMTNPKLGEKVLDPACGTGGFLTAAIEHVRENYVKTVSDEEILQKSITGWELKPVAYILGLTNLILHEIDVPDYHYIDSLKKEYNTIGAKDRVDVILANPPFGASIADGVETNFPATYRCKESADLFVILMIQLLKSNGRAAIVLPDNSITGEGVKQRIREKLLSDCNLHTIIRLPQSTFFPATVGTNLLFFEKGSPTNDIWYYKHELPLDQKSYSKKKPIQFEEFSPIIEWWYNREENKIAWKINVKDLDGLNLDIKNPNKIQENVEHNQQEIIRQLKLSQSKINNLLNELT, from the coding sequence ATGGCAAATGTTGGTGCAGTAATAAGCAACATAAGAAACATAATGAGGCAAGACAGAGGTATTTCTGGCGATGCCCAACGATTAGAGCAATTGGGTTGGATGTTGTTTCTTAAAATTATGGACGACAAAGACCAAGAATTAGAAGTTATTAAAGACAATTATGTTTCTGTTATTCCAGAAAAATTTCAATGGAGAAATTGGGCAACCAATTCCGAAGGAATTACTGGCGATGAATTGATTAATTTCATTGACAGCAACGAACTTGCCAACAAAGGATTATTTCTATCATTAAAAGAAATTAAAAGCCCAACAAATCCTAAACGTGCTATGATTGTGAAGGAAGTGTTTGATGGCACAAATAACTATATGAAAAGTGGTTATGAAATGCGTAAGGTAATCAACAAACTAAATGAAATTGATTTTACAAAATCAGAAGACAAACACGTTTTTGGAAGCATTTATGAAAGCATACTTGAAGAATTGAGAGATGCAGGTAATAAAGGTGAGTATTATACCCCAAGAGCCGTTACGCAACTTATGACTAAAATGACCAATCCGAAATTAGGTGAGAAAGTTTTAGACCCTGCATGCGGTACAGGTGGTTTTCTAACTGCCGCTATTGAACATGTGAGAGAGAATTATGTAAAAACTGTGAGCGATGAAGAAATCCTGCAAAAATCAATTACAGGTTGGGAATTAAAACCAGTTGCTTATATATTGGGTTTGACAAACTTAATTCTACACGAAATTGATGTACCCGACTATCATTACATAGACAGTCTGAAAAAAGAATACAATACAATTGGTGCAAAGGATAGAGTTGATGTAATACTTGCAAATCCTCCATTCGGAGCAAGTATTGCAGACGGTGTAGAAACAAACTTCCCTGCAACTTACAGATGTAAAGAATCTGCGGACTTGTTTGTAATATTAATGATTCAGTTGCTAAAATCAAATGGCAGGGCTGCGATAGTCCTTCCCGATAATTCAATTACTGGAGAAGGGGTTAAACAAAGAATAAGAGAAAAATTATTATCAGACTGTAATCTTCATACAATTATTAGATTACCCCAAAGCACCTTTTTTCCTGCAACTGTTGGAACTAATCTTTTATTTTTTGAAAAGGGTTCGCCAACAAATGATATTTGGTATTATAAGCATGAATTACCTTTGGACCAAAAAAGCTATTCAAAGAAAAAGCCTATACAGTTTGAAGAATTCAGCCCGATTATTGAATGGTGGTATAACAGAGAAGAAAACAAAATTGCCTGGAAAATAAATGTTAAAGATTTAGATGGATTAAATTTGGATATAAAAAACCCAAATAAAATTCAGGAAAATGTTGAACACAATCAACAAGAAATTATTCGCCAACTGAAATTAAGTCAGAGCAAAATTAATAACCTATTAAACGAATTAACCTAA
- a CDS encoding OsmC family protein: MTHEHNYKLTAVWTGNKGEGTRNVRTYDRSHTITIQGKPDLFLTTDNAAVGDKSKLNPEDLLVSAISSCHMLSYLYACAMEGIEITAYTDNATGIMIEKANGGGSFKEVTLNPICFVANENMVEKAIDLHHKAHEICYIANSVNFEVKCNPTCKVQ, translated from the coding sequence ATGACACACGAACACAACTACAAACTAACTGCGGTATGGACCGGTAATAAAGGTGAAGGAACAAGAAATGTACGAACCTACGATCGTAGCCACACAATTACAATTCAAGGTAAACCAGATTTATTTCTAACCACTGACAATGCTGCTGTTGGAGATAAATCAAAATTGAATCCTGAAGATTTACTGGTTTCTGCCATTTCATCATGCCATATGCTTTCCTACTTGTATGCATGTGCAATGGAAGGAATTGAAATTACTGCCTATACCGACAATGCCACAGGTATTATGATTGAAAAGGCAAATGGTGGTGGAAGTTTCAAAGAAGTAACTTTGAATCCAATTTGTTTCGTCGCAAATGAAAATATGGTAGAGAAAGCCATCGATCTGCATCACAAAGCTCATGAAATATGTTATATAGCCAACTCAGTAAATTTTGAAGTAAAGTGTAATCCAACCTGCAAAGTTCAATAA
- a CDS encoding ATP-binding protein gives MDGLYATENTDIYITGSNAFLLSSELATILSGRYVEISILPFSFKEYLTARKIDIGNKYLNYEALFFDFVNETSLPKGVELRESGFDKIYEYLEAIYTTIIEKDITQRHQINDKRAFANIVKFVASNLGNALSPGNISNTLKQDGQNIHHSTVEKYLDYLVTSFVFYKVNRFDLKGKKQLATQEKYYLVDVGLLNILVGKDRITDRGHILENIVYLELLRRGNKVWTGTARNTEVDFVCKNPTGEIEYYQVAWQMTNESTIEREFGSLEKIKDNYPKYLLTTDSFTQNRSGIRHMNVFNWLLETIIKTE, from the coding sequence GTGGATGGACTTTATGCTACGGAAAATACTGATATTTACATTACCGGGTCAAATGCATTTTTACTGAGTAGCGAATTGGCAACCATATTGAGTGGTCGTTATGTAGAAATTTCAATTTTGCCTTTTTCTTTCAAAGAATACCTGACAGCGCGCAAAATCGACATAGGAAACAAGTACCTCAATTACGAAGCCTTGTTTTTTGATTTTGTCAATGAAACATCATTACCCAAGGGTGTGGAATTGCGAGAAAGCGGTTTTGACAAAATATATGAATATCTTGAAGCCATTTATACCACAATAATAGAAAAAGACATCACACAACGACACCAAATAAACGATAAACGTGCTTTTGCTAACATTGTAAAATTCGTTGCTTCCAATCTTGGAAACGCACTTTCACCAGGCAATATTTCGAATACGCTCAAACAAGATGGACAAAACATACATCACTCTACAGTAGAAAAATACCTGGATTATCTGGTTACAAGTTTTGTGTTTTACAAAGTAAATCGCTTCGACCTGAAAGGTAAAAAACAATTAGCAACGCAAGAAAAATATTATTTAGTGGATGTGGGGTTACTGAATATTTTGGTGGGTAAAGACCGAATTACAGATAGAGGGCATATTTTAGAAAATATTGTTTATTTAGAATTATTACGCAGAGGCAATAAAGTTTGGACAGGAACTGCCCGAAATACAGAAGTGGACTTCGTGTGTAAAAACCCAACAGGAGAAATCGAATACTATCAAGTAGCCTGGCAAATGACAAATGAAAGCACTATAGAACGTGAGTTTGGATCATTAGAAAAAATCAAAGATAACTATCCGAAATATTTGCTCACAACAGATTCTTTTACACAAAACCGAAGTGGCATAAGGCATATGAATGTTTTTAATTGGCTACTTGAAACAATCATTAAGACAGAATAA
- a CDS encoding T9SS type A sorting domain-containing protein → MRILTIILAIFIECNSVYAQSSFFTYYPSNTYEYSYSAIETLEGYFIITGLIQIPDGNSPEQAYTMKIEQSGEKISELIEPIAGDTTMNNVFIVAPPQEPNNYFLITNKFYLSQTGEYCQSVNLRRINDDLQIISSKSFLSNPNNYILPQAYSIVEDSVLYILSSAFLYLPNFQPIGWSVTKYNFEPDSLATYNYYPTYYSSVPFGLLFNPKSNSIKCFDGMGYLSTLVTNLNKNLNFINTASLPSLVTTACASYYTDSSYLLTGVVNNLLNVKQHLIIHKINSGDEVLKNLEYYNSQDTILYGGAVKNTVVIGDKIFVVGNYNVNPSQWPWQNSPTWIQITRIDSGLNIIDHHFYGGDAFYMPYNIIATSDGGALITGNRYDYHYPDIKKYHIFALKVNSEGLITEIPEDASWQISDAIVCPNPGNEYFDAIVGIQHPTSTLYVYDMNGKLVFKNKLNQVTSRIKTGSLPYGTYLYKFVSKNKVIGNGKWIKMRD, encoded by the coding sequence ATGAGAATTCTAACCATTATACTAGCTATTTTTATTGAATGTAACTCTGTTTATGCACAAAGTTCCTTCTTCACTTATTACCCATCTAATACATATGAATACTCTTATTCAGCTATTGAAACATTAGAAGGATATTTTATAATAACAGGACTGATTCAAATTCCTGACGGAAATAGCCCAGAACAAGCATATACAATGAAAATTGAACAATCCGGCGAAAAAATATCCGAATTAATAGAGCCGATAGCTGGTGATACTACTATGAACAATGTTTTTATTGTTGCTCCTCCACAAGAACCCAATAACTATTTTCTTATTACCAATAAGTTTTATTTATCACAAACTGGTGAATATTGCCAGAGTGTAAATCTTCGTAGAATTAACGACGACCTTCAAATTATTTCATCCAAATCTTTCCTTTCCAATCCTAACAATTATATTTTACCTCAAGCATATTCGATTGTTGAGGATAGTGTATTGTATATATTATCAAGTGCGTTTCTGTATCTTCCAAATTTTCAACCAATAGGCTGGTCAGTTACAAAATATAATTTTGAACCTGATAGTTTAGCTACGTATAATTATTATCCAACTTATTATTCTTCTGTTCCATTTGGATTATTATTCAATCCTAAATCAAATTCAATAAAATGCTTTGATGGAATGGGTTATCTATCAACTTTAGTCACTAATTTAAATAAAAACCTCAACTTCATTAATACTGCATCTTTGCCTTCTCTTGTCACAACAGCTTGTGCCTCATATTATACTGATTCTTCTTATTTATTAACCGGTGTTGTAAATAACCTTCTCAATGTTAAACAACACCTCATTATTCATAAAATAAATTCTGGAGATGAAGTCTTGAAAAATTTGGAATATTATAATAGTCAGGACACAATACTTTATGGGGGAGCAGTTAAAAATACTGTTGTTATTGGCGATAAGATATTTGTAGTTGGTAATTATAATGTTAATCCGTCACAATGGCCTTGGCAAAACTCCCCCACTTGGATTCAGATTACTCGCATAGATTCCGGATTGAATATTATTGATCATCATTTTTATGGTGGAGATGCCTTTTATATGCCTTACAATATAATAGCTACCTCTGATGGTGGTGCCTTAATTACTGGCAACCGCTATGATTATCATTACCCTGATATAAAAAAATACCACATTTTTGCCTTGAAAGTGAATTCTGAAGGGCTGATTACTGAAATACCTGAAGATGCTTCTTGGCAGATTTCTGACGCAATTGTTTGCCCCAATCCAGGCAATGAATATTTTGATGCTATTGTAGGCATTCAGCATCCGACATCAACTCTTTACGTTTATGATATGAACGGGAAACTAGTCTTTAAGAATAAATTAAACCAGGTGACTAGTCGTATTAAAACCGGATCTCTTCCGTATGGCACATATCTCTATAAGTTTGTATCCAAGAATAAAGTCATTGGAAATGGCAAGTGGATAAAAATGCGAGATTAG
- a CDS encoding IS3 family transposase codes for MKELMSYIAENKNISIRCQCDLLDISRSNMYYQRVGESVENLEFMRLMDEYYLDHPTYGVLQMQDFLFLCGFLANVKRVRRLLRKMGLMAIYPKRNLSKLGSAKYIRPYLLRGLKAVRPNQVWAVDITYIPMTGGFMYLTAIIDLYSRYVVGWDVFNTLDAENTLEVFKQAIESHGKPEIINSDQGSQFTCALWTEYVENAGIKISMDGKGRAIDNIFIERLWRTVKQDYVYLHPVDSGTLLFIGLGGFFNTYNNKKPHQGIGRVSPVHLYKVAA; via the coding sequence GTGAAAGAGCTCATGAGTTATATTGCTGAAAACAAGAATATAAGCATCCGATGTCAATGTGATCTTTTGGATATAAGTCGCAGTAATATGTATTATCAGAGGGTGGGTGAATCAGTGGAAAACCTTGAATTCATGCGGTTGATGGATGAGTACTACCTGGATCATCCAACCTATGGTGTGCTTCAAATGCAGGATTTTTTGTTTTTATGCGGATTTTTGGCAAATGTTAAACGGGTTCGCAGATTGCTTCGGAAAATGGGGCTGATGGCAATATATCCCAAACGAAACTTGAGCAAGCTTGGCAGTGCCAAATATATCCGACCTTATCTTTTAAGAGGGCTCAAAGCAGTGAGGCCTAACCAGGTTTGGGCGGTCGATATAACATATATACCGATGACTGGCGGGTTTATGTATCTTACTGCCATAATTGACCTGTACAGTCGGTATGTAGTTGGCTGGGACGTATTCAATACCCTGGATGCAGAAAACACGCTGGAGGTATTTAAACAAGCTATAGAGAGTCATGGTAAGCCAGAGATTATCAACTCTGATCAAGGCAGCCAGTTCACTTGTGCATTGTGGACGGAATATGTGGAAAATGCAGGAATAAAAATAAGCATGGACGGCAAAGGAAGGGCCATTGACAACATTTTTATCGAACGGCTCTGGCGTACAGTAAAACAAGATTATGTTTATTTACATCCCGTTGACAGTGGAACTCTGTTGTTTATAGGGTTGGGAGGCTTTTTCAATACATACAATAATAAAAAGCCACATCAGGGAATTGGACGGGTAAGTCCTGTGCATTTATACAAAGTAGCCGCTTAA
- a CDS encoding transposase, translating to MKAKRRKFTAAFKAQVAIEALKERESMSELAKRFEVHPNMISKWKQEFVERSSEIFETSRPEDNFEAEREKLFAKIGRLEVERDWLKKISKMAGQ from the coding sequence ATGAAAGCAAAAAGAAGAAAATTTACCGCAGCCTTTAAGGCTCAAGTGGCAATCGAAGCGCTCAAAGAGCGGGAATCAATGTCAGAATTAGCCAAGCGATTTGAGGTTCATCCTAACATGATCTCAAAATGGAAGCAGGAATTTGTAGAGAGATCTTCGGAAATCTTTGAGACTTCCCGTCCAGAAGATAACTTTGAGGCAGAAAGAGAAAAACTGTTTGCTAAGATCGGACGACTCGAAGTGGAGCGTGATTGGCTAAAAAAAATTTCAAAAATGGCAGGTCAGTGA
- a CDS encoding gliding motility-associated C-terminal domain-containing protein produces the protein MTIISIGSYSQKTANHWFIDSNVGLNFNSGVAVPENNGQITAGNGGSACISDTNGNLLFYTNGEFIWNKNHQVMLNGAGLSGSGSASQPALILKLPGSQTKFYVFTVGSKYGNLNGLHYNVIDLSLDGGLGGIVTGQKDIAILAGSDANEVITGYKHANGNDYWIIVRKFNNDKFAVFKFTSAGIDVNPIFSQTRYITTTAITRPMRCSPDGHLLLCPFATTSSSSNSEDIEICDFNSQTGAITFKYTLKESSLGVTLADMEISPDSKLLYCVFPYSDSPPQQHIYQYDLTQSDSLNLLLSKIIISGNAGLMQLAPDGKIYSRSYDYSTGIAMFPDSLSVINKPWVRGSGCDFQFAAVYLGGPIADAGFPNFMQEQLFRFVWTGGTCAGVPFYFRHRFIPEPDSIHWDFGDPGSGVANTSTAHNPTHIFSTGGIYEVYTYVKYPNGRIEETSRKVEVLAKPYPNLGPDTLVCLGADVTLTPGSGFAGYFWNGAIMPGNPTYLATDTGTYIVRVKNGLGCFNSDTIRVSQRPVPLLDESLLNIAPTTCSGTTGAITGLQIIGQPPFSYQWTTSGIPFSDSIDIYHLGTGLYELSVTDGYGCTNLIESYAISDAGFLLIETASATPSYCGNNDGTLLIKAVSGLGKMLQYFIKSGNDTLSQWSDGQFTSLSPGTYYCWVSDSSGCSSYYSSSLVISDLSAPIIISVTSTPEMATTSDGTITVNAFGMGLTYSLNGALPITNGNFTGLSTGNYTIKVTNPAGCDTTFSILVGHESGIHLSAIAGNGSACLGNVAKAPLLVNHFTNVQAFNASLNYEKLFVTCIGYIPNPLPQLADSLDVILFPANGTIQAVWKGNQPLSLPDSSELLKLIFSSILPGNALLLWDVSPSVSHFTNPSGDTLNVDYTMGTVLVSKPPEILDIPDQKICEGEFFMVWPTVNGGSGSVSYQWQTPAGPITGQEILSKTATLSDDGIYQLITTDTLHCADTTSTKVAVIPTPVSGFTNDTVYFDEQTRLEAALGYDTYAWNTGDSSYSILVTSEGWYKVTMKTPEGCAAMDSVMMFYSFAPFNMPNAFSPNGDGKNDMFRPVTVPEKISSFTMYIYNRWGQQVFATKDLGTGWDGSIDGSPAPIGVYTFIISYSNAVGESRKKNGTVTLVR, from the coding sequence TTGACAATAATTTCTATTGGATCTTATTCTCAAAAGACAGCAAATCATTGGTTTATCGATAGTAATGTAGGTCTCAATTTCAATTCTGGCGTAGCTGTACCTGAAAATAATGGTCAAATTACCGCTGGAAATGGAGGTTCAGCCTGTATAAGTGACACAAACGGCAATTTACTCTTTTACACCAATGGAGAGTTTATTTGGAATAAGAATCATCAAGTAATGTTGAATGGCGCAGGATTGAGCGGTTCTGGAAGCGCCTCTCAACCTGCGCTTATATTGAAACTGCCAGGTTCCCAAACAAAATTTTATGTTTTTACAGTTGGAAGTAAATATGGCAATCTCAATGGTTTGCATTATAATGTAATTGATTTGTCATTAGATGGTGGTTTAGGTGGAATAGTAACAGGACAAAAAGATATTGCAATTCTTGCAGGTAGTGATGCAAACGAAGTAATAACCGGTTATAAACACGCTAATGGTAATGATTACTGGATAATCGTGCGTAAATTCAACAATGATAAATTTGCAGTATTTAAGTTTACAAGTGCAGGGATTGATGTAAATCCAATATTTAGTCAAACAAGGTATATAACAACAACTGCTATTACAAGGCCAATGAGATGTTCTCCAGATGGTCATTTACTCCTTTGTCCATTTGCGACTACTTCATCATCAAGTAATTCAGAAGATATAGAGATCTGTGATTTCAATTCTCAAACAGGAGCAATAACTTTTAAATATACATTGAAAGAATCTTCATTGGGGGTGACATTAGCCGATATGGAAATTTCACCTGATTCAAAGTTGCTGTATTGTGTTTTTCCGTATTCAGACAGTCCTCCTCAACAGCATATTTATCAATATGATTTGACTCAATCTGATTCATTAAATCTACTTCTATCTAAAATAATTATTTCAGGAAATGCAGGCTTAATGCAGCTTGCACCTGATGGGAAAATCTATTCAAGAAGTTATGATTATTCAACAGGAATAGCAATGTTTCCAGATTCGTTAAGCGTTATAAACAAACCCTGGGTCAGGGGATCTGGTTGTGACTTTCAATTTGCAGCAGTATATCTTGGAGGCCCTATAGCTGATGCTGGATTCCCCAATTTCATGCAGGAACAATTGTTTCGCTTTGTTTGGACTGGTGGAACCTGTGCAGGTGTTCCATTTTATTTTCGTCACCGGTTTATCCCGGAACCCGACAGCATCCACTGGGATTTCGGAGATCCCGGTTCAGGAGTAGCCAATACCAGCACAGCGCATAACCCTACACACATCTTTTCCACTGGTGGCATTTATGAGGTTTACACTTATGTGAAGTACCCCAATGGCCGCATCGAAGAAACTTCCCGGAAAGTGGAAGTGCTGGCTAAACCCTATCCAAACCTTGGACCGGATACATTGGTATGCCTGGGTGCAGATGTTACCCTTACCCCTGGCAGCGGATTTGCAGGCTACTTCTGGAATGGAGCCATTATGCCCGGCAATCCCACTTACCTTGCTACCGATACAGGCACATACATAGTCCGGGTAAAAAACGGGTTGGGCTGCTTCAATTCAGACACTATAAGGGTATCACAGAGGCCTGTTCCTCTCCTGGATGAATCCTTGCTCAACATTGCTCCAACTACCTGCAGTGGGACCACCGGGGCAATTACAGGGTTACAAATTATTGGTCAACCTCCATTCTCCTATCAATGGACGACTTCTGGTATTCCTTTTAGTGACTCAATAGACATTTATCACCTGGGAACGGGTCTTTATGAATTAAGCGTAACAGATGGTTATGGCTGCACTAACCTGATAGAATCTTATGCCATCAGCGATGCAGGTTTTTTACTGATTGAAACGGCTTCTGCTACTCCTTCCTATTGCGGGAACAATGATGGAACCCTACTTATAAAAGCCGTTTCTGGTTTAGGAAAAATGCTTCAATACTTTATCAAATCAGGAAACGATACGCTTTCACAATGGTCTGACGGGCAATTTACATCCTTATCACCAGGCACCTATTATTGTTGGGTAAGCGATTCCAGCGGATGCAGTTCCTATTATTCCAGTTCATTGGTGATCTCTGACCTTTCTGCACCGATTATTATCTCCGTGACTTCAACCCCGGAAATGGCCACCACTTCTGACGGAACAATTACTGTGAATGCCTTCGGAATGGGTCTGACCTATTCTCTAAACGGAGCGTTGCCGATAACCAACGGTAACTTTACGGGTCTTAGTACAGGGAATTATACCATCAAAGTCACCAATCCTGCGGGTTGCGATACTACTTTTTCAATTCTTGTTGGTCATGAATCCGGGATTCATTTGTCAGCGATTGCAGGGAATGGTTCTGCCTGCCTGGGGAATGTTGCCAAAGCACCTTTACTGGTCAATCATTTCACGAATGTCCAGGCATTTAACGCTTCATTGAACTATGAGAAATTGTTTGTGACCTGTATTGGTTACATCCCGAATCCTCTGCCTCAATTAGCCGATTCACTGGATGTAATACTTTTCCCTGCCAACGGGACTATCCAGGCTGTTTGGAAAGGAAATCAACCTTTATCTCTGCCAGATAGTTCTGAGCTGTTGAAACTTATTTTTAGTTCAATTCTGCCGGGAAATGCTCTTCTGCTCTGGGATGTGAGTCCATCGGTAAGTCATTTTACCAATCCATCAGGTGATACTTTGAATGTAGATTATACTATGGGGACTGTCTTGGTAAGTAAGCCTCCAGAGATTCTGGATATTCCGGATCAAAAGATTTGTGAAGGTGAATTTTTCATGGTATGGCCAACAGTAAATGGTGGATCCGGGTCAGTTTCATATCAATGGCAGACACCTGCCGGACCCATTACCGGGCAGGAAATTCTGTCTAAAACAGCAACCCTTTCAGATGATGGGATTTACCAACTCATTACGACAGATACCTTACATTGTGCGGATACAACTTCAACGAAAGTCGCGGTCATTCCAACCCCTGTGTCAGGTTTTACAAACGACACCGTATATTTCGATGAACAAACACGCCTGGAGGCTGCGCTGGGATATGATACCTATGCCTGGAATACAGGCGACAGCAGCTATTCTATCCTGGTGACTTCCGAAGGCTGGTATAAGGTCACAATGAAAACACCTGAAGGATGCGCGGCCATGGATTCGGTGATGATGTTCTATTCTTTTGCTCCGTTTAATATGCCCAATGCCTTCTCACCCAATGGGGATGGAAAGAATGACATGTTCAGGCCGGTAACGGTTCCGGAGAAAATCAGCTCTTTCACCATGTACATATACAACCGCTGGGGACAACAGGTATTTGCCACGAAAGATTTGGGTACCGGTTGGGATGGCAGCATTGATGGAAGTCCTGCGCCGATAGGAGTTTATACTTTTATAATCAGTTATAGCAATGCGGTCGGGGAATCAAGAAAAAAGAACGGAACTGTTACATTAGTTCGATAA